TCGCTTCAACAACGGCGGATAATGATCGTCCCATAAACTTTTCAAAAAAGCGCCGGTTTGCCTGAGCCGTTTCATCTGCTCCCGGGCAAACGCCTGATCACCTCCTTTACGGATATACCGCGCCAGGGTTGTATCAATGCCGTCAACCTGTGTTAATTGTCGATGAGGAGCGTTGAGCACATTGTCGGGATTACCGAAACGGGCCATTAATGCGCGTATGCGGGTAGAGCCGATGCGAGGAATGCTGCATAATCTTAATAAAGCCTCTGGATCAAACTTTGAAGGTGACATCATTCCCCCTTAGTGTTCATTAAGCACATCCCATAATGTATTCAACAATGCCTCCAGCCCGTCCCCGCTGACTGATGATATAGCAAGTGTTTTTTCATGTTTGAACAGGGCAAGATCGGTCTCAATTTGACCTGTGTTTTGTAAATCCGTTTTTGTAACAACCACAATTCGGGGCTTGCGGGCCAACTCTTTACTGTAGGACTGCAGTTCTTTCAGCAATGTCAAATAATCATATTCTATTTCTTTGGAACTGGAATCCAGCAGCAACGCCAGAACACGGGTACGTTCTATATGCCTTAGAAACTGATGTCCCAACCCTTTTCCTTTGTGTGCATCTTTAATCAATCCGGGTATATCGGTGACCACAAATGTCCGAAAATCATCGATTTTGACAATACCCAGGTTCGGAACCAGGGTGGTAAACGGATAATCCGCTATTTTTGGTTTTGCCGCGGAAATCCGGGACAGCAGTGTAGATTTTCCGGCATTGGGGAATCCCACCAGTCCGACATCTGCGATTAATTTCAGCTCGATGATTATATCTTTTTCTTCACCCGGCATGCCTTCTTCACTATGCCGGGGCGCCTGATTGGTGGAAGTTGCAAAACGGGCATTGCCGCGCCCGCCTTTACCTCCGCGCACCAGTACCACCTGCTGATCATCGCGAGTCAGGTCCGCCAGAACACGGCCGGACTCATCCCTGGCATAGGTGCCAATCGGAACGACGATCACACAAGACTCGCCGTTTTTGCCCGTCATCCTGGCTCCCTTGCCGTGCTCTCCGTTCCGGGCCGTATAGTTCTTTTTGTAACGAAAATCCAACAATGTATTCATATGGCGTGTGGCCTTGAGAATGATATCGCCTCCCTTGCCGCCATCTCCTCCTGCAGGCCCGCCTTTGGGTTCGTATTTTTCACGGCGAAACGCAACACAACCATGACCGCCGTCACCGGCCTTTACATGTATTTTCGCATAATCTATGAACATAGCAGGTCATTTTCAGAATGTGATATACAAACAGCAGCCTTTTATGAATACTGACGAGAATATTTATACCGGTCTGACTTTGAATTCAACCCCAGTTTTTTTAATCGCTTGCGAACCTTCAGCCGCCCCATTTTTATATTGCCGTATTCGACTGAATTCAGCATTCGCGCTATTTGCCCCGTCCCGGCATCCGGATTTTTTGCGACGATCTCTTTGATCTTGTCATCCAAAGAACTGTCATCCGGCTGAACGGAAGGATGCGGTTCTGCATCTTTAGCTATAGTGACCGTTTCGGACGTCGGGGGGGCCTCCTGCCCGGATGCAACGGCGCCGGCAAAGTCGGCGGCTGCGTCTTTGATCGAATCAAAAGCGCGAAGGATATTATGAAATTCCAGCAGCTCGAAAACTTCCCATACTTCCGTCGTCATGCCAACAAGCTTCAAATCACCATTTCTTTCACGGATACCCTTGACTTTCGCTGATAAAAATGCCCCAGCCCGCACT
This genomic window from candidate division KSB1 bacterium contains:
- the obgE gene encoding GTPase ObgE: MFIDYAKIHVKAGDGGHGCVAFRREKYEPKGGPAGGDGGKGGDIILKATRHMNTLLDFRYKKNYTARNGEHGKGARMTGKNGESCVIVVPIGTYARDESGRVLADLTRDDQQVVLVRGGKGGRGNARFATSTNQAPRHSEEGMPGEEKDIIIELKLIADVGLVGFPNAGKSTLLSRISAAKPKIADYPFTTLVPNLGIVKIDDFRTFVVTDIPGLIKDAHKGKGLGHQFLRHIERTRVLALLLDSSSKEIEYDYLTLLKELQSYSKELARKPRIVVVTKTDLQNTGQIETDLALFKHEKTLAISSVSGDGLEALLNTLWDVLNEH